GAGACCTCGCGTATGGCCGTAGCCGAACGAACAACCCATCAGAGTGTCGATCGCCCAGCCCTCCGAGAGCGGTTGGACGGTCTGGTTGCCGTGCCCCTCGCCCTGCTCATCGCCCCGGCGGGTGCGGGCAAGACGGTCCTGTTGCGGCAGTGGGCGGGGCAGCAGCGTGACCTGTCGGTGGTCTGGCTCGACCTTGTTCCCCGCGACAACGATCCCGCACACCTGGCCCGCAAATTCACCACGGGGATGAAAAATTCGGGGACGGATGTCGCGGCCTTGAGCGCGACCGTCCCGATGGTTCGTGGCGGTCTGGGCGCGCGGTTCCTAGAGGAACTCGGCGTGCTGTTCGACCAACTGCCGCCGACTCTCTTCGTGCTCGATGACTTTCACCAGCTGACGAACAAAGCGCTGCTCGGCGACCTCGTCGCGATAGTGGACCAGCTGCCCGTCCAGGTGCATTTCGCCATTGCCACGCGCACAGACTTGCCACTGCTGTGGGCACAGCGCAGGCTGCACGGAGATCTGACCGAGATCCGCAGCGCCGACCTGGCTTTCGACGTTGAACACTCCGCGCAACTGCTCGAGCGCATTTCCGGGAGACGCCTGTCCGCTGAGAACGTCACCCGGCTGGTCGAGCGCACGGAAGGATGGGCCGCCGGTTTGCAACTGGCTGGGCTGATGTTGCGCGCGCGTGAGGACGCCGATGAGTTCGTCGCCGGGTTTGGCGGAACCGACCGACTCGTGGCCGACTACCTCGGCGAGGAGGTGCTTCGCGCGCAGGCGCCGTCGGTGCGGGCGAGCCTGTTGGAGGCATCCGTGCTCGAGGAGATCAGCGGCGACCTGCTCACGGCAGTCACAGGCGAGGCAGACGCGCAACTGTTCCTCGAACTTCTCGAGCGTGAGTCGATGTTCCTGGTCGCGCTGGACGATCGGCGCGCGTGGTTCCGATTCCACTCGCTGTTTCGGGACTTGCTGCGCTATCGCCTTCGCGCGGCGGCGCCCGATGTCGAGCGGGCACTCCTGCGCAAAGCGGCCCGATGGCATGTCGACCAGGGGGACTGGGATCACGCGGTGGAGTACCTGCTGCGAGCGCAGAGCTGGGATGAGGCATATGACCTGATTCGCGCGCGAGGTCACGAGGTGTACGAGCGCGGCGAGATGCTCACCATGATCAGGTGGATCGAGCAGCTGCCCGCTTCGGCGGACCCCGGGCAGACGGAACGCACACTCCTGCTTGGACTCCTGCACTGCTTGGCGGGTCAGATGGTGGTCGCGGCAGACCTGCTCAGTGACGTCCTGAACAGCGAGGAGGCTTCTGACGCGGATCGGCTGATATGTCTGGCGTTCCTCAGTGCGCGAGCGCAGTGGATTCCGCACGGGGAAACCACGACCACGCTGGCCGTACGTGCGCTCGACATGTTCGACCGGCTCCCGCACATCGTGACGCCCAACTGGTTTGGAGTCACCTCACGATCCTCGCTGAAGACTGTGACACTCTTCTCCGGCGGACGTTCCCTGTTTCTGCAGGGCGACTTCGATGAGAGCAGGCGCTGGTTGCGGGCGGCGCTCGCGTCTGAAGGCTCGAGCTATTCGCTGTGGCGCATCAACGCATTGGGGTCGCTCGCGCTCCTGGAAGCCTGGTGCGGGCGCACTGGGGCTGCCCTCGACCTCGCAGGCGAGGCATTGGCGATCGCCGAGGAAGCGGGCCTGACGGAACACCCGGGAACTGCCGACGCCCACTTGGCTCGAGCGTTCGCGGCTGCGGAACGCACTGATTTCGCTCAAGCCACGATCGCGTTGCACCAAGGCGCCTCGCTGGCAGCATCGAACGGGCGGATTCAGTTGCTGTGGCTCGGGCACCTCCTTCAGACAGAGTTGGAGGAGTCTGCCGCCTCCGTCGTCCCGACTTCGCGTTGTCCGCAGCCGACGGGTCCGCCACCACCGATCGTGCGGGACCGCCTTAGTGCCAATCAGTTGCGTGCCTGGAGACTCGATGGACAGCCGGAGCGCGCTCTGGGAGACTCCCCGCGGGCATCCGGAACGTCACATTGGGTGCTTTTTGAGAAAGTGGCCGCGGCGCTAACACTGGTTGAGACAAGGCCGGCGCGGGACCTGCTCTCGTCGTGGCCGGGGATAGCGTCCGGGCTGGCTGCAACCGAAGACCTCGAACGGTTGATCCTGGTGGCATGGCTTTCCCAGGTCGAGGGAAAAGCCCTGAACGCGCAGCGCGAGCTCGATGACGCTCTCCGGCTTGCCCAGGACAATGAGTCGGTCGACCCGTTTCTTCGAGCGGGGCCCGACGTGATCCGGATGCTCCAGCGGCAGCCGGCGCAGCACTCCGAGTTCCACGATCGTATTCTCGAGCGGGGCAGGCGCCTGATGGCCGCCCGCCCCGATGCTGACTTTGCCGGGCGCTTCACCCAGCGCGAACTCGAGATACTGGCCTGTTTGCCCAGCCGGACGACCAACACCGAACTGGCCGAACAGTTCTTCGTCTCGGTGAACACCATCAAGACCCACATGGTCCACATCTATCGAAAGCTTGACGTCCCGAACCGCAGCGCAGCGATCGTGCGTGCCCGAGAACTCGGGCTGCTGCGTTAGCAGCCGGGGTGACGAGATCACCCCGGCAGTATGACGACCGGGCGCACGAGCGGGCATTACATTTTCGCGAAAGAGCACCCGTCGGGCGCGCATTGAGAGAAACGGTCACCGAACATGAACTTTTGGGACTTTGTAAGTTTCTTCTTCTGGAGCTTCGTCTTCATCGCCTATCTGATGGTGCTGTTCTCCGTGCTCAGCGATATCTTCCGCGACCACGAACTCAGCGGGTGGCTGAAGGCGTTGTGGGTCATCCTTCTGATCTTCGTGCCGTTCCTTACGGCACTGATCTACTTGATCGCCCGCGGATCGGGGATGGCCAGGCGCCAGGCCGAGACCATGGCACGATCTCGCGAAGACACGGATTCCTACATCCGATCCGTCGCCGGCTCATCACCCGCGGATGAAATCGCGCAAGCCAAGGCGCTGCTCGACTCCGGGGCAATCAGCGCAAGCGAGTACGAGGCGCTCAAGGCTCGGGCGATGGGCGGCTCCGCAAGCACTACCCGCGTGTAATCCGCGCGTCAGTGGATGAAGGCCTTCAGCAGGATCATCGCGATCCCGAAGGTGGCCGTCCCTGCCGCTCCTGCGAGGCGCGCCCACCAGGGCGCGCCTCGTCTCGCGAAGGCGCGGTAGCCGAGCACCGCCAGCACGGCGACTCCGGTCCACAGCGCCGCCCAGATCGCGGACAGATCGTCAATCGCTTCCGTCGCTCCGAGCAGCAGTACGAGCGATGGAACGATGGCGGAGGTCAATAGGCCGTACGACTGCAGAAGGCTGTGCTTGAACGAGTCCGGAAGACTCGACGGCTGACCCGGGACCAGATTGTGCTGCGCGACCGTACCGGCGTACACGTGGGCCGCCCAGAACACGATCACCGTGAACACGACCGTCGTGAAGACCTCCCAGGAGGTGCCGCCGCCGGCACCCGCGACCACCACCATCCCGGAGACGAGAATCACACCGTAGATCGACTGCTCGGTCGCGAAGGTCGCCAGGAACAGCTGGTCGGCCGAAGATTGATCGGCGTCGCTCCGCTCTGAACGCATTGCCATCTCCTTCGGGAGTGCCGCGCGGCCCCTCGGCAGCGTTCTTGTTCGGGCGGCTGCGGCGATGAGGCCGACAACGCCCATGGTAGGTGCCAATCGGTCAGGATGGAGCAATGAGAAACGCCCACGCCGACCTGCGCGCGCTCGACACAACCACGTGGGATTGGGCGGCGCCGGGGCGCGTGCTGGGTGATCCATCCAACGCCCGCCTGGCAGCGGTGCTTGTGCTGTTCGGTGTCCTCGACTCGGTCCCGGCAGAGTCCACCGCACCGGTCGCGCGGGACCTGGATGTGCTCCTGCAACGACGGGCACCCGCGATGGGTCACCACGCCGGGCAGATTTCGTTCCCAGGCGGGGGAGTGGAGGCCACGGACGTCGACATGGCGGCAACCGCGGTGCGCGAGGCGGTGGAGGAAACCGGGCTGGACCCTGCGGGCGTCGAGGTGCTTGGCGCGCTCCCGCCGCTGGCGTTGCCGGTGAGCAACAATCTGGTGACCCCGGTGCTCGCGTGGTGGGCGCGCACGTCCAATGTCGCTGCGGTCGATCATCGGGAGGCGGTCGAGGTCTTCCGGATGCCGGTGGCCGACCTGCTGGACCCGGACAACCGGGTGACCGCGGTCTTCACCCGCGGCGGGCGTGACTACCGTTCTCCCGCGTTCTCCGTACGCGGTGTCGTTGTCTGGGGCTTCACCGCGCTCGTGCTCGACCGGCTTTTCGACGAACTCGGTTGGTCGGTGCCGTGGGATCCAAACCGCACGATCCCGCTGCCCTAACCGAACGATCCCGTCGGAACCTCTCCGGCAGGCCGGTAGACCGCCGTCACCACGCCGGTGCTCGAGATGCTGCTGTCAGCGAGGCTGAGTCCTGCGGGAGTGGTGCCGTCGGCAAAGAGCCGCTTGCCGACGCCGACGACGACCGGGAAGATCATCAGCCGGAACTCGTCCACCAGGTTCGCTCGAAGCAGTGACTGGATCAGATTGCCGCTGCCGGGGACCACCAGCTCCGGACCGTCTTCCTTCTTCAGCGCTGCCAGTCCGTCGGCGGCGTCGCCCTCGATCAGGACCGAGTTGCTCCAGTCCAGCTGCGGACGGCTCCGCGACGCGACGTACTTGGTCGCGTTGTTGAAGGTGGATGCCCCGTCCGCGTCGCTCGCGTGGGGCCAATACGCGGCCATGATGTCGTAGGTCTTGCGCCCGAGCACCATGGCGAAGGGTTTACCGGTGAACCCGTCCATGACCTGGTTCAGCTGGTCGTTCCAGTAGTTGACCGTCCAGCCGCCATAGGCGAAACCGTCGCTCGTATCCTCCTCTGGCCCGCCCGGCGCCTGCAAGACACCGTCGAGGGTGAGAAATGTCTGCACAACGAGCTGTCTCATCGTGTTCTCTTTCCTTGTGAGGCCGGCTGCACTGCCGGCACACCGCTCCCGATCCTTCTCGCACCCATCGGTGAAGGCAAGACCTCGACCGGGCGGGGGTCGAACCTTACGCTGGAAACCATGACGGGAAAGCGGCCGCCAGAGGATGCTCGGCTCAAAGCCGCCCGATACCGGTTGGACCCCGCGCTCGCCGAAGAGCAGGAGCAGGAGCCGGCAGCGGCGCCGACTGCCGACCAACGCGCTCAGATCTCCGAGATGGCGATTCAGCAGGCGATCCGGCGCGGCGAATTCGACAATCTTCCCGGCACCGGAAAGCCCCTGACCAACCTGAACCGGGTGTACGACCCGGATTGGTGGCTGCGCCAGAAGATCGAGAGCGAACGGATAACCGGGCTCGGACCGCCTGCCCTGACCCTGCGCACCGAGGATGCGGCGCTGAACGAGCGGCTCGACGGTGTCAGCACCGAGGCCGAGGTCCGGAGCATCCTCGAGGACTTCAACAGGCGGGTGATCGAGGCTCGCCGTCAGCTGCTCGGTGGCCCGCCGGTGATCACACCCACCAGGGACATCGACAGTGAACTCGAGCGGTGGAGAGCACGGCGTGCGGCGTTGCGTGAGCAAGCTCAGGCGGTGCAGCAGGTTGAGGCGCCGCCGCCTGCTCGAAGTTGGCGCGAGCGCAGACGGGCGAAAAAGGCCCGCTGAATGCTTCAAAAAAGCTGAGAATAACCGCAGAAAGTGCTGGGACCAATTCTTTGAGGATTGATCGTTCTGTTAGCAGCGATCGCCACCAGCGTGCCGATCGAGCGGCATTAAGTCTGATCTAAGGCTCGGGGCGGTGCGGACCCGCATGGAGGCAATGCACCCGACATTTGGATGACTTATTCAGAAAAGCCACGAAAGCTGTCGGCTTCGTCCGGGCACAGTGCCTGGAATCGTTCGAGCTTGAGCTTGCGACGCGTTCGCGCCGGTTGGCTCTCTGGTGAATCTCTATGTCAAACCGAATTAGTCGTTTGTTCCCGTCCGGCCGACGCCGGGCCAGCGTTACCGAAAAGCACCCCAAGCAGCAGCACCCCAAACATCTGAAGCACCACCTTCACAGCGTCCTCGCGGTTGGCGCTGTCGTCGCCCTCGCAGGCGTCGCCGCAACCGGCTTCACCGCGCAGTCCGCTGCTGCGGCTGAGGCCACCGAGCAGGCCACCGCACAGCTCGTGCAGCAAGCCGTCGATCAGAACTCCGACAAGCGCATCATGTTCGAAGACCGAACGGCGGGTGCGGCCACAGTCGCGGCAACGACTGCGCACGGCGTCATCGCTGCGGCACAGGGCAAGGCGGATGCCACGGCTCTCGCCGCCTCGGTCGCCGCACTTGAGCAGGCCGATGACCGCGCGCCGATCCAGCTTCTCCAGCTCGTCAGCCAGGTCGAGACCGACGCTGCGGCGGTGCAGGGTGCCATCGTCGAAGCCGACCGCGTCGCCGCGGAGGCCGCTGCCGCAGCCGAAGCTGCTGCTGCGGCGAAGGCTGCCGAGGCGGCAGCCGCCAAGCGGTCGACCTCAACGGGCTCATCGGGCGGCAGCGCAGTCAACGTGAGCCCGGGCAGTGCGCAGGCGATCGCTCGCGACATGATGGCTTCCCAGTACGGCTGGGGCGAAGACCAGTTCAACTGCCTCGTGAAGCTCTGGAACAAGGAATCCGGCTGGAACGTCAACGCGTACAACAGTTCCAGTGGCGCTACCGGTATCCCGCAGGCGCTGCCGGGCAGCAAGATGGCCACCGCCGGCGCTGACTGGAAGACCAACCCCGCCACGCAGATCAAGTGGGGCCTCGGCTATATTGCCGGCTCGTACGGCGACCCGTGCTCCGCGTGGTCCACGTCCCAGGCAAAGGGCTGGTACTGATCCGCTGATCACGAACGCGCGCTGATCGTGAAACGCTCCCGAGTTCTCTCGGGAGCGTTTCGCGTTTGCCGTTGAATACGGGAAAGGGCTCTGGTAAGTCTGAGGTCCACGTCTACCGCCACCCCGGAGCACTCATGGGCAAGCTGATCTACGGCATGAACACCTCGCTCGACGGGTACATCGCCGACGAGCGTGGTGACTTCGACTGGAGCGCGCCCGATGCCGAGGTGCACGCGTACATCAACGCCCTGACTGCGTCCGCAGGAACGCACCTCTACGGCCGCAGGATGTATGAGGTCATGCTCGCGTGGGAGTCCATCGAACTCGAGGGCGAGCCAGCCGAGATCCGCGACTTCGCCGCCCAATGGCGTGAGGCCGACAAAGTGGTGTACTCGCGCACCCTGTCTGAGGTCTCCAGTGCCAGGACCCACCTTGAGCGCGAGTTCGACGCCGACGGAATCCGAGCGCTGAAAGACAACGTCGAATCCGACATCCTGATCGCCGGTCCGGACCTCGCCAGACACGCGTTCCTCGCCAACCTGGTCGACAAATGCCACTTGTTCGTCTCACCGGTCGTCGTCGGTGGCGGCAAGCCCGCTTTCTCCCAAGGCCTCCGAGTCGACCTGGACCTGGTGCAGCAGCGAACGTTTGACAGCGGCGTCATTCACCTCGGCTACCGGGTGCGCTGACCCTTCATCAAGATCGCCTGAGAACGCTCTCTCTGCCTTGACAATCACGCACCACGAGCAGAGTGTTACATACGCAAGACCCGACCACACACCCGAACTACCCGCGGCGGTCGCTGCTGATCGCCGGTTCAGGAAGTTATGCAGTACGTCCTCGGTATTGACATCGGAAACAGATTCGTAGCCGCTTCGCTTACCCCTATCGAAGACGACGAATCGGTTGTTCCGCACGCGCTCTTCGAAAGCCCGGTCCCAGCACTCGTGTACGTCGACGACTCCGGTCGTCTGATCGCCGGAGGCGGAGCGGAGCGAGCAGGAGCCGAGCATCCGGAACGCCTCATCCGCGACTTCACGGAGCGGGTCGGAGATCCGACGCCGATCATTGTCGACGACTTCGAGTTCACCGCCGATGAGCTGTATGCAGCCGTCGCCCGATGGGTGGTCGACGAAGCCCAGCAGCGCGAGGGTGACCCGCCGGACGCGATCGTCGTGAGCCATCCGACGGGTTGGGGCGGCTACAAGGAAGAGCTGGCCGCGCAGGCGCTCGCCTCCGCCGGATTGCCGGCCGCGGTGCTCATGAGCGAGGCGGAAGCCGCCGGGCGGCGGCACGCCGTTGATTTGCCTCCTGGCACCATCCTTGCTGTTGTCGATGCTGGAGCACTGAACCTTGATGTCGCCTTGCTGCGGAAGGTTCGCGAGGACTCGTTCGACACCATCGCGACCAGAAGCGTCGAAGGGCGCGGTGGCGCGGATATCGACGATCTGGTGTTCCACCACGTCGCCGCGAACCTGGGCTCTTCGTACGCTGAACTCGACACCTCCGACCCCGAAGTCGTCGCCGCGCTCGGCCAGTTGCATGCCGAATGCGCGGTCGCCAAGCAGACCCTGTCGTCGGATTCCGAGGCATCGGTCCGGGTTGACCTGCCTGGTGCGCACACCCAAGTGCGCATCGTGCGCTCCGAGTTCGAGACTCTCATCGAGCCATTCGTCGACACCGCAGCCGCCACACTCAGCGAACTGCTGGAATCCGCACACATCCGTTCCCGCGATCTGGCGGTTGTCGTGCTGGCCGGCGGCATTGCCCGCGTTCCACTCGTCGCCCAGATTCTGTCGCAGGAGTTCGAGCGCCCGCTAGCCATCGATCCCGACCCCACAGTGACGGCCTCCTTGGGAGCGGCATCAGCGGCAGCGGCCGCGGCGATGATCGTGGCGGATGCAGCGGGGTCCGCCATCCCACAGACGAGCGACGACGCTGCCACACCCGAAGGCGACCTGCAGCCAGCGGCGAACGTCCGTCCGTTCCTATGGCCGCCCGCTCGGGGTTCCGTTCGCCGAATCGGCGCCGGAGTTGCTGTGGCCGCTGGAGTCACCGGGGCACTCGTGCTCACCGGGACCATGTGGGATTCGGTGGTTCTCAGCGTCGGCTCGTTGTTCTCAGGAACCGATGGTGACAACAGCGCGGCAGACCCCAGCGCCGCTGACGCCGGGGGAGCCCAAGGCGCGGCCGCCGCGCCCAACCCGACAACTCCGGATGGATCCCGCGGCAACGATGCTGCTCCGAAGTCGTCGAAGAAGGACTCGGCAGGCAAAGACTCCGCGAGCAAGGACTCTGCGAAGAAGGACAAGGACACGGTCGTACCCCGCCGCGGCGCGAAAGCGAACGCGCCGGGTGCCGGATCGACCGCGGTGCCAGCGCCGACGATCCCCGGGCCGACCCCAGCGCCTGCCGACCGAAGCACCCCGAACGGGACAACGCCGAGCACGCCGGCGAACCCGAGCCCTGATCCGACGCCGGATCCAACTCCGGACCCGACGCCGGATCCAACTCCGGACCCGACGCCCGACCCGACTCCGGATCCGACGCCCGACCCGACTCCGGACCCAACGCCTGATCCGACGCCGGATCCGACTCCGGACCCGACACCTGATCCGACGCCTGATCCGACACCGGACCCAACGCCTGATCCGACTCCCGACCCGACACCTGATCCGACTCCCGATCCGACACCGGAC
The Diaminobutyricimonas sp. LJ205 genome window above contains:
- a CDS encoding lytic transglycosylase domain-containing protein, whose translation is MSNRISRLFPSGRRRASVTEKHPKQQHPKHLKHHLHSVLAVGAVVALAGVAATGFTAQSAAAAEATEQATAQLVQQAVDQNSDKRIMFEDRTAGAATVAATTAHGVIAAAQGKADATALAASVAALEQADDRAPIQLLQLVSQVETDAAAVQGAIVEADRVAAEAAAAAEAAAAAKAAEAAAAKRSTSTGSSGGSAVNVSPGSAQAIARDMMASQYGWGEDQFNCLVKLWNKESGWNVNAYNSSSGATGIPQALPGSKMATAGADWKTNPATQIKWGLGYIAGSYGDPCSAWSTSQAKGWY
- a CDS encoding dihydrofolate reductase family protein, with the translated sequence MRQLVVQTFLTLDGVLQAPGGPEEDTSDGFAYGGWTVNYWNDQLNQVMDGFTGKPFAMVLGRKTYDIMAAYWPHASDADGASTFNNATKYVASRSRPQLDWSNSVLIEGDAADGLAALKKEDGPELVVPGSGNLIQSLLRANLVDEFRLMIFPVVVGVGKRLFADGTTPAGLSLADSSISSTGVVTAVYRPAGEVPTGSFG
- a CDS encoding DUF1992 domain-containing protein — translated: MTGKRPPEDARLKAARYRLDPALAEEQEQEPAAAPTADQRAQISEMAIQQAIRRGEFDNLPGTGKPLTNLNRVYDPDWWLRQKIESERITGLGPPALTLRTEDAALNERLDGVSTEAEVRSILEDFNRRVIEARRQLLGGPPVITPTRDIDSELERWRARRAALREQAQAVQQVEAPPPARSWRERRRAKKAR
- a CDS encoding dihydrofolate reductase family protein: MGKLIYGMNTSLDGYIADERGDFDWSAPDAEVHAYINALTASAGTHLYGRRMYEVMLAWESIELEGEPAEIRDFAAQWREADKVVYSRTLSEVSSARTHLEREFDADGIRALKDNVESDILIAGPDLARHAFLANLVDKCHLFVSPVVVGGGKPAFSQGLRVDLDLVQQRTFDSGVIHLGYRVR
- a CDS encoding Hsp70 family protein codes for the protein MQYVLGIDIGNRFVAASLTPIEDDESVVPHALFESPVPALVYVDDSGRLIAGGGAERAGAEHPERLIRDFTERVGDPTPIIVDDFEFTADELYAAVARWVVDEAQQREGDPPDAIVVSHPTGWGGYKEELAAQALASAGLPAAVLMSEAEAAGRRHAVDLPPGTILAVVDAGALNLDVALLRKVREDSFDTIATRSVEGRGGADIDDLVFHHVAANLGSSYAELDTSDPEVVAALGQLHAECAVAKQTLSSDSEASVRVDLPGAHTQVRIVRSEFETLIEPFVDTAAATLSELLESAHIRSRDLAVVVLAGGIARVPLVAQILSQEFERPLAIDPDPTVTASLGAASAAAAAAMIVADAAGSAIPQTSDDAATPEGDLQPAANVRPFLWPPARGSVRRIGAGVAVAAGVTGALVLTGTMWDSVVLSVGSLFSGTDGDNSAADPSAADAGGAQGAAAAPNPTTPDGSRGNDAAPKSSKKDSAGKDSASKDSAKKDKDTVVPRRGAKANAPGAGSTAVPAPTIPGPTPAPADRSTPNGTTPSTPANPSPDPTPDPTPDPTPDPTPDPTPDPTPDPTPDPTPDPTPDPTPDPTPDPTPDPTPDPTPDPTPDPTPDPTPDPTPDPTPDPTPDPTPDPTPDPTPSPTPTLAPTPDPTPTLEPTPDPAPTVAPTDPALESPAG
- a CDS encoding LuxR C-terminal-related transcriptional regulator, whose amino-acid sequence is MPLALLIAPAGAGKTVLLRQWAGQQRDLSVVWLDLVPRDNDPAHLARKFTTGMKNSGTDVAALSATVPMVRGGLGARFLEELGVLFDQLPPTLFVLDDFHQLTNKALLGDLVAIVDQLPVQVHFAIATRTDLPLLWAQRRLHGDLTEIRSADLAFDVEHSAQLLERISGRRLSAENVTRLVERTEGWAAGLQLAGLMLRAREDADEFVAGFGGTDRLVADYLGEEVLRAQAPSVRASLLEASVLEEISGDLLTAVTGEADAQLFLELLERESMFLVALDDRRAWFRFHSLFRDLLRYRLRAAAPDVERALLRKAARWHVDQGDWDHAVEYLLRAQSWDEAYDLIRARGHEVYERGEMLTMIRWIEQLPASADPGQTERTLLLGLLHCLAGQMVVAADLLSDVLNSEEASDADRLICLAFLSARAQWIPHGETTTTLAVRALDMFDRLPHIVTPNWFGVTSRSSLKTVTLFSGGRSLFLQGDFDESRRWLRAALASEGSSYSLWRINALGSLALLEAWCGRTGAALDLAGEALAIAEEAGLTEHPGTADAHLARAFAAAERTDFAQATIALHQGASLAASNGRIQLLWLGHLLQTELEESAASVVPTSRCPQPTGPPPPIVRDRLSANQLRAWRLDGQPERALGDSPRASGTSHWVLFEKVAAALTLVETRPARDLLSSWPGIASGLAATEDLERLILVAWLSQVEGKALNAQRELDDALRLAQDNESVDPFLRAGPDVIRMLQRQPAQHSEFHDRILERGRRLMAARPDADFAGRFTQRELEILACLPSRTTNTELAEQFFVSVNTIKTHMVHIYRKLDVPNRSAAIVRARELGLLR
- a CDS encoding CoA pyrophosphatase codes for the protein MRNAHADLRALDTTTWDWAAPGRVLGDPSNARLAAVLVLFGVLDSVPAESTAPVARDLDVLLQRRAPAMGHHAGQISFPGGGVEATDVDMAATAVREAVEETGLDPAGVEVLGALPPLALPVSNNLVTPVLAWWARTSNVAAVDHREAVEVFRMPVADLLDPDNRVTAVFTRGGRDYRSPAFSVRGVVVWGFTALVLDRLFDELGWSVPWDPNRTIPLP
- a CDS encoding SHOCT domain-containing protein, which encodes MNFWDFVSFFFWSFVFIAYLMVLFSVLSDIFRDHELSGWLKALWVILLIFVPFLTALIYLIARGSGMARRQAETMARSREDTDSYIRSVAGSSPADEIAQAKALLDSGAISASEYEALKARAMGGSASTTRV